One Arthrobacter sp. FW306-07-I genomic window carries:
- a CDS encoding HpcH/HpaI aldolase family protein: MTSLPRPNRLKTRLSASHAAVGLSCALGSAQIAEEFAMAGFDFIYIDQQHGLTSQDTLIEMLRAIAASQTTPLVRVAQNDRALIGQALDAGAEGVIVPMVNTAEEAALAARACRYYPQGERSWGPIRARYGLGTDPETVNREVLCLVMIETAEALNNLEDIITTPGIDGVYIGPADLGVSLGGQPLNIEQATDPEHISAITRIRQACLDNNRIVGITGDPEKLIADGFNLVTAALDFAIIRKALDQIHRQTPVSAAQ; this comes from the coding sequence ATGACCAGCCTTCCCCGCCCCAACAGGCTCAAGACCCGCCTGTCAGCCAGCCACGCCGCCGTTGGACTCTCCTGCGCCCTGGGAAGCGCCCAAATCGCCGAAGAGTTCGCGATGGCAGGATTCGATTTCATCTACATCGATCAACAGCACGGCCTGACATCCCAGGACACCCTGATCGAAATGCTCCGCGCGATCGCCGCCAGCCAGACCACACCCCTGGTACGGGTGGCCCAGAACGACCGCGCCCTCATCGGCCAGGCACTTGACGCCGGAGCCGAGGGCGTCATCGTACCGATGGTCAACACGGCCGAGGAGGCTGCCCTCGCCGCCCGGGCCTGCCGGTACTACCCCCAGGGTGAGCGCAGCTGGGGACCCATCCGCGCCCGCTACGGCCTTGGAACCGACCCGGAAACCGTCAACCGCGAGGTCCTGTGCCTGGTCATGATTGAAACCGCCGAAGCGCTGAACAACCTCGAGGACATCATCACCACACCGGGAATCGACGGCGTCTACATCGGACCGGCCGACCTGGGCGTCAGCCTCGGCGGCCAGCCACTAAACATCGAACAAGCCACCGATCCCGAACATATCAGCGCCATCACCCGCATCCGACAGGCCTGCCTCGACAACAACCGGATTGTCGGCATTACCGGGGACCCGGAAAAGCTCATCGCTGACGGGTTCAACCTGGTCACCGCGGCCCTGGACTTTGCCATCATCCGCAAAGCACTGGACCAGATCCACCGGCAGACGCCCGTAAGCGCCGCACAGTAG
- a CDS encoding amidohydrolase family protein, translating into MTTALLAGTKRSTLWTGPVIDCDVHANVPSIDTLFDYMDPVWVQGTKERGWHGPAAPRLSYPPGAATTAREEWRHEALMPASQLSMLQKDILNPWQVDRAVLNCYYGVDSLRHPDWAAALAASVNDWIIAEWLSKDPRLAASLVIPARDPIAAAAEIDRVGSHPGFVQVMLPVRSERLYGQRIFHPIYEAATRNDLVVGLQWGGTTEDAPSPTGYSSWYAEEYAAETQVYLAQLTSMVFEGVFQKFPTLRVAVMEGGFSWVPMWGWSMNKKWKGLRRETPWVDRLPLDIVRDHVRFSVAPADLGPREHSQRIIEWLGSDDLLMFATDYPHRHDDHIDELLDIVPETMKAKLMSQTAKSWYKL; encoded by the coding sequence CCTGCTCGCCGGAACCAAGAGAAGCACCCTCTGGACCGGCCCCGTCATCGACTGCGACGTCCACGCCAACGTTCCCTCCATCGATACTCTCTTCGATTACATGGATCCTGTCTGGGTCCAAGGCACCAAGGAACGTGGCTGGCACGGCCCGGCCGCCCCGCGCCTGAGCTACCCGCCAGGAGCTGCCACCACCGCCCGGGAAGAGTGGCGCCACGAGGCGCTGATGCCGGCGTCCCAGCTGTCCATGCTGCAGAAGGACATCCTCAACCCCTGGCAGGTGGACCGTGCGGTACTTAACTGCTACTACGGTGTGGACTCCCTTCGCCACCCCGATTGGGCGGCAGCCTTGGCCGCATCCGTAAACGATTGGATCATCGCAGAATGGCTGAGCAAGGATCCGCGCCTTGCAGCGTCCCTGGTGATTCCGGCCCGTGACCCGATCGCGGCGGCGGCCGAAATCGACCGAGTCGGATCTCACCCCGGTTTCGTTCAGGTTATGCTTCCGGTCCGCTCCGAACGCCTCTACGGCCAGCGGATATTCCACCCAATCTACGAGGCGGCTACCCGGAACGATCTCGTTGTCGGCCTCCAATGGGGCGGTACGACAGAAGACGCCCCGTCCCCGACAGGCTACTCATCCTGGTATGCGGAGGAATATGCCGCCGAAACCCAGGTCTACCTCGCACAGCTGACAAGCATGGTCTTTGAAGGCGTCTTCCAGAAGTTCCCGACCCTGCGCGTGGCGGTCATGGAAGGAGGATTCAGCTGGGTTCCCATGTGGGGCTGGAGCATGAACAAGAAATGGAAAGGGTTGCGCCGCGAAACCCCGTGGGTCGACCGGCTGCCCCTGGATATCGTCAGGGACCACGTCCGTTTCTCCGTAGCGCCCGCCGACCTCGGGCCGCGTGAACACTCGCAGCGAATCATCGAATGGCTTGGTTCGGACGACCTGCTGATGTTCGCCACCGACTACCCGCACCGCCATGACGACCACATCGACGAACTGTTGGACATCGTCCCCGAGACGATGAAGGCAAAGCTGATGTCCCAAACCGCTAAGTCCTGGTACAAACTATGA